In Actinoplanes derwentensis, the following proteins share a genomic window:
- a CDS encoding AAA domain-containing protein translates to MAEQRESPTTIRDRAVAVADYLLAVRAQMDRPARTVPSDAHWLRELPEHPGCQIGPAGYDASWLRVGRPEMPAPVPVPAALRRRLRGEVTATDEPAATDEPAATDGPAATDGPAATGEPAATRAGVTRAGVTAGGGEARADEVAGDEFEGWRDRTWRPWSELTAATEQTRELHRRLFDRMHQLDMTAATTELVWGHGVLETTIDGTRVRYPLVATPVMIEYDADRALISVSPAGPSRLQVEALAGLDDRHLAQLTSLGGPGGTVEVDLWNDVDRRDFFERALIRLGFDRRVITGAEENPKAGAYIRDVAVLFARPRQRQLRGFLENLRDRLTAGDLTGVGALAAVVAHEPSRLLMPDDRPESWERVGERLLMPLPTNEAQESIARRLAHNRNVAVQGPPGTGKTHTIRNLICHLMANGKRVLVVAQKEEPLRVLRDGLPEEVRALCLAVLGRTTDQLVQLQLAARELSDRAATLDREAEARRVNRLTRNLEESERELAAAMAGLRLIAESEAQTYQIGGIALLPAEVGAWLRDRAAAHGGIPDPVSGPPPLTIEEFAMLLKLATRLPPGDRAAAMRPLPEISDLPDGATAAAARERIATTEARISLLADEGVDMAAVRGENRAGMTELLAEIREAVAWLRRREGTWTDRLGRLLDDPHWRALWNDQVAATQTLFTELASLSRELTGHRVAIAEQLLAEPKLLLSRLDEVRLRFESGRHLNRLLQPGLFRLADEVRVDDEPLRTVADVDVVVKAVRRAQARRRLGDAWTEWVRRLSVPEPPGGWGDPEIWAGTLLAEANQSLDFDLNRWPPLARRIAVLMPQRELTVDAATLSGVAESLEAAAEVFSLERARALERAVAGRVAPWPHLTQAWAELDGWDDAIGEVRRLVLLQPDVMRFDAAFRRLSVAAPEWAAQLGDGELPVVSGQACLEAWEWRRAQTWFDGVVGEVDPAVLARRVERARDRIRRLTSELVVASAWLEVSRALDDRRRAALADWTTALRKIGKGTGRTAATWQAHAQKAMEQAVTAVPVWVMSVDRAIEQFAGGARFDVVIVDEASQADLFALPVLSLAERAVVVGDDQQIGPQLGFTGSVQGLIKRHLTGVPSAEHFDPESSLYDHAVRRSPERILLTEHFRSVPQIIEFSSRHYYDGRIRPLRADRPALPPIQTVFCAAGERQPLAGFGDVNIEEGTALVERVTKIVADPRYDGRTLGVISLLSSSGQAAWLLEQLREAIGEDEIQARRLRVGDAYTFQGDERDVVLVSMVVAERDPRIAAFTKRDYHRRINVAASRARDQLWIFHSVRPNVLLDDDARRRLLSYAIDLPLEAASADPTAHCESDFERDVMKSLVERGYRPIPQFRIGGYRIDFVLNAPDGRRLAIECDTDSYQGPDQWESDMRRQSVLERVGNCVFVRIRGSLFARAPEVALRPVWQRLDELEITAV, encoded by the coding sequence ATGGCCGAGCAGCGTGAGTCGCCCACCACGATCCGGGATCGGGCGGTGGCCGTCGCCGACTATCTGCTCGCCGTTCGGGCGCAGATGGACCGTCCGGCACGGACCGTGCCATCCGACGCGCATTGGCTGCGTGAGCTGCCCGAACATCCCGGCTGTCAGATCGGCCCGGCCGGTTACGACGCCTCCTGGTTGCGGGTCGGCCGTCCCGAGATGCCGGCTCCGGTCCCGGTTCCGGCCGCCTTGCGCCGCCGTCTGCGCGGCGAGGTGACGGCAACCGACGAGCCGGCGGCAACCGACGAGCCGGCGGCAACCGACGGACCGGCGGCAACCGACGGACCGGCGGCGACTGGCGAGCCGGCAGCGACAAGGGCCGGTGTGACAAGGGCCGGTGTGACGGCTGGTGGGGGCGAAGCCCGAGCCGATGAGGTCGCGGGTGACGAGTTCGAAGGCTGGCGGGACCGGACCTGGCGACCGTGGTCGGAGCTGACCGCTGCCACCGAGCAGACCCGTGAGCTGCACCGCAGGCTGTTCGACCGGATGCACCAGCTGGACATGACCGCCGCCACCACCGAGCTGGTCTGGGGGCACGGCGTCCTGGAGACCACGATCGACGGGACCCGGGTTCGATATCCGCTGGTAGCCACCCCGGTCATGATCGAGTACGACGCCGATCGCGCCTTGATCTCGGTCTCCCCGGCGGGCCCGTCCCGGCTCCAGGTCGAGGCTCTCGCCGGCTTGGACGATCGGCATCTGGCCCAGCTCACCAGCCTGGGCGGTCCGGGCGGCACGGTCGAGGTGGATCTCTGGAACGACGTCGACCGCCGTGACTTCTTCGAGCGAGCCCTCATCCGGCTGGGATTCGACCGGCGTGTGATCACCGGCGCTGAGGAGAACCCGAAGGCGGGGGCGTACATCAGGGATGTCGCCGTCCTGTTCGCCCGTCCGCGACAGCGCCAACTGCGCGGCTTCCTGGAGAACCTGCGCGACCGCCTGACCGCTGGTGATCTGACGGGTGTGGGCGCCCTGGCCGCGGTGGTGGCGCACGAACCGAGCCGGCTGCTGATGCCCGACGACCGCCCGGAGTCCTGGGAGCGGGTGGGTGAGCGCCTGCTCATGCCGTTGCCGACGAACGAGGCGCAGGAGTCGATCGCCCGCCGGTTGGCTCATAACCGGAACGTAGCGGTGCAGGGCCCGCCGGGTACCGGGAAGACGCACACGATCCGCAATCTGATCTGTCATCTGATGGCGAACGGCAAGCGGGTCCTGGTGGTGGCACAGAAGGAGGAGCCGCTGCGGGTGCTGCGCGACGGCCTGCCGGAGGAGGTGCGGGCGCTGTGCCTGGCGGTGCTCGGCCGGACCACCGATCAGTTGGTGCAGCTCCAGCTGGCGGCGCGTGAGCTGTCGGATCGGGCGGCGACGCTGGACCGGGAGGCCGAGGCGCGCCGGGTGAACCGGCTGACCCGCAATCTGGAGGAGTCGGAGCGGGAACTGGCGGCGGCGATGGCGGGGTTGCGGCTGATCGCGGAGAGCGAGGCCCAGACGTACCAGATCGGGGGTATCGCTCTGCTCCCTGCCGAAGTGGGCGCGTGGCTGCGGGACCGGGCGGCGGCGCACGGCGGTATCCCGGATCCGGTGTCGGGGCCGCCGCCGCTGACCATCGAGGAGTTCGCCATGCTGCTGAAGCTGGCGACCAGGTTGCCGCCGGGGGACCGGGCGGCGGCGATGCGGCCGTTGCCGGAGATCTCGGATCTGCCGGACGGCGCCACTGCCGCGGCGGCCCGGGAGCGGATCGCCACCACGGAGGCGCGCATCTCGCTGTTGGCTGATGAGGGCGTCGACATGGCGGCGGTACGGGGTGAGAACCGCGCCGGGATGACCGAGCTGCTGGCGGAGATCCGTGAGGCGGTGGCGTGGCTGCGCCGTCGGGAGGGCACGTGGACGGACCGGCTGGGCCGGCTGCTCGACGACCCGCACTGGCGTGCGCTCTGGAACGATCAGGTGGCCGCCACCCAGACCCTGTTCACCGAGCTGGCATCGTTGTCCCGGGAGCTGACCGGACATCGGGTGGCGATCGCCGAGCAGTTGCTGGCCGAGCCGAAACTGCTGCTCTCCCGCCTGGACGAGGTGCGCCTGCGGTTCGAGTCGGGCCGGCACCTGAACCGGCTGCTGCAGCCGGGACTGTTCCGGCTGGCCGACGAGGTCCGGGTGGACGACGAGCCGTTGCGCACCGTCGCCGACGTGGACGTCGTGGTCAAGGCGGTGCGCCGTGCGCAGGCCCGCCGCCGGCTGGGCGACGCCTGGACGGAGTGGGTGCGCCGGCTGTCGGTGCCGGAGCCGCCGGGTGGCTGGGGCGATCCGGAGATCTGGGCGGGCACCCTGCTGGCCGAGGCGAACCAGTCGCTGGACTTCGACCTGAACCGCTGGCCGCCGCTGGCCCGCCGGATCGCGGTGCTGATGCCGCAGCGTGAGCTGACGGTCGACGCGGCCACCCTGAGCGGGGTGGCGGAGTCGCTGGAGGCGGCGGCCGAGGTGTTCAGCCTGGAGCGGGCGCGGGCTCTGGAGCGGGCGGTGGCCGGCCGGGTGGCGCCGTGGCCGCATCTGACGCAGGCGTGGGCGGAGCTGGACGGCTGGGACGACGCGATCGGCGAGGTGCGCCGGCTGGTGCTGTTGCAGCCGGACGTGATGCGGTTCGACGCGGCTTTCCGGCGGCTGTCGGTGGCCGCGCCGGAGTGGGCTGCGCAGCTCGGCGATGGCGAGCTTCCAGTGGTCTCCGGTCAGGCGTGTCTGGAGGCGTGGGAGTGGCGGCGGGCGCAGACCTGGTTCGACGGGGTGGTCGGCGAGGTCGATCCGGCGGTACTGGCCCGGCGGGTGGAGCGGGCCCGGGACCGGATCAGGCGACTGACCAGCGAGCTCGTGGTGGCGTCGGCGTGGCTGGAGGTGTCCCGGGCGCTTGATGACCGGCGCCGGGCGGCGCTGGCCGACTGGACCACCGCGCTCCGCAAGATCGGCAAGGGGACCGGGCGGACCGCCGCGACGTGGCAGGCGCACGCGCAGAAGGCGATGGAGCAGGCGGTCACCGCGGTGCCGGTCTGGGTCATGTCGGTGGACCGGGCGATCGAGCAGTTCGCCGGGGGTGCCCGCTTCGACGTGGTGATCGTCGACGAGGCGTCGCAGGCGGACCTGTTCGCGTTGCCGGTGCTCTCGCTCGCGGAACGGGCCGTGGTGGTCGGCGACGATCAGCAGATCGGCCCGCAGCTCGGGTTCACCGGGTCGGTGCAGGGGCTGATCAAGAGGCATCTGACCGGGGTGCCGTCGGCGGAGCATTTCGACCCCGAGTCGTCCTTGTACGACCACGCGGTGCGCCGTTCCCCGGAGCGGATCCTGCTGACCGAGCATTTCCGCAGCGTGCCGCAGATCATCGAGTTCTCGTCGCGGCACTACTACGACGGCCGGATCCGTCCGTTGCGGGCGGATCGCCCGGCTCTGCCGCCGATCCAGACGGTGTTCTGTGCGGCGGGGGAGCGGCAGCCGCTGGCCGGGTTCGGTGACGTGAACATCGAGGAGGGCACCGCGCTGGTCGAGCGGGTCACGAAGATCGTGGCGGATCCCCGGTACGACGGCCGGACCTTGGGCGTGATCAGCCTGTTGAGCAGCAGTGGGCAGGCGGCGTGGCTGCTGGAGCAGCTGCGTGAGGCGATCGGTGAGGACGAGATCCAGGCGCGGCGGCTGCGGGTCGGGGACGCATACACGTTCCAGGGCGACGAGCGGGACGTGGTGCTGGTGTCGATGGTGGTGGCGGAGCGGGATCCGCGGATCGCGGCGTTCACCAAACGCGACTATCACCGGCGGATCAATGTGGCCGCCTCCCGGGCCCGCGACCAGTTGTGGATCTTCCATTCGGTACGGCCGAACGTTCTGCTCGACGACGATGCCCGGCGCCGTCTGCTGTCGTACGCCATCGATCTGCCGTTGGAGGCCGCCTCGGCCGACCCGACCGCGCACTGTGAGAGCGATTTCGAGCGGGACGTGATGAAGTCGCTGGTCGAGCGGGGCTATCGGCCGATTCCGCAGTTCCGGATCGGTGGTTACCGGATCGATTTCGTGCTGAATGCCCCGGACGGGCGCCGGCTGGCGATCGAGTGCGACACCGATTCCTATCAGGGGCCGGACCAGTGGGAGTCGGACATGCGGCGGCAGTCGGTGCTGGAGCGGGTCGGCAACTGCGTTTTCGTCCGGATCCGGGGCAGTCTGTTCGCCCGGGCACCGGAGGTGGCGCTGCGGCCGGTCTGGCAGCGGCTCGATGAGCTGGAGATCACTGCGGTCTGA